Proteins found in one Rhodobacteraceae bacterium D3-12 genomic segment:
- a CDS encoding MATE family efflux transporter, whose translation MSDLSPSPAGDNIYLRGALLPLFAKTALPIVLIMLVNGLFTVVDAYFLGTFVGADALVAVTLMFPFYMLIVALSTLVSSGFSSVYARHIGAENPHDAAAAFTSALGLAAVTCLVLMAGDWLIGPALSRLLAGGPGTLADLGHSYIRVVVLFSPLTFLLALNVDVLRARGRLSAMTGVMLLSALLNIVFDWLMVVRLGYGVVGSAYGTAMAQGVALLVVFALRQRADQPLRLRVSLTGWPAILSLGAPNSLGYVGLSLSAGLTLTMLQVWAADTYAATSGAFGILTRLMTFTFLPLLGLSMALQTITGNSFGSGDVARSRSALKTAAVIALIYCAAVQAGFLLLAPHLGGLFVADGTIQTELARILPLNTLTMVLFGPLMMIATYYQAIGDAQRAGLLGLSRTYAFGLPLIALLPLMIGEWGIWLAGPLAELLVLGLTLIVARPLLKG comes from the coding sequence ATGTCCGATCTCTCTCCGTCCCCTGCGGGCGACAATATCTACCTGCGCGGAGCGCTGCTCCCGCTGTTTGCCAAAACCGCCCTGCCGATCGTGCTGATCATGCTGGTCAACGGGCTGTTCACCGTGGTCGATGCCTACTTCCTTGGCACATTCGTCGGCGCTGATGCGCTTGTCGCGGTCACGCTGATGTTTCCGTTCTACATGCTGATCGTCGCGCTTTCGACACTGGTCAGCAGCGGTTTTTCCTCGGTCTATGCCCGTCATATCGGGGCCGAAAACCCGCATGATGCGGCGGCGGCCTTCACCTCTGCGCTTGGCCTTGCGGCTGTGACTTGCCTTGTGCTCATGGCGGGTGACTGGCTCATTGGTCCAGCCCTCTCGCGCCTTCTGGCGGGTGGGCCGGGCACGCTGGCCGATCTCGGGCACAGCTATATTCGCGTGGTCGTGCTGTTCTCGCCGCTGACATTCCTGCTCGCGCTCAACGTCGATGTGCTGCGCGCGCGTGGGCGGCTGTCGGCGATGACCGGCGTCATGCTGCTCTCGGCCCTGCTCAACATCGTGTTTGACTGGCTGATGGTGGTGCGCCTTGGCTACGGCGTGGTCGGCTCGGCCTATGGCACGGCGATGGCGCAAGGCGTGGCGCTGCTCGTGGTGTTCGCCCTGCGGCAACGCGCCGATCAGCCGCTGCGCCTGCGGGTCTCTCTCACGGGCTGGCCTGCGATCCTGTCGCTCGGCGCACCCAATAGCCTTGGCTATGTCGGCCTCTCGCTTTCCGCCGGTCTCACCCTGACCATGCTACAGGTCTGGGCCGCTGACACCTACGCGGCAACAAGCGGCGCTTTCGGCATCCTGACACGGCTGATGACCTTCACGTTCCTGCCGCTGCTCGGCCTGTCCATGGCGCTGCAAACCATCACCGGCAACAGCTTTGGCTCCGGCGATGTGGCGCGCAGCCGCTCTGCTCTGAAAACCGCAGCCGTGATCGCTCTGATCTATTGCGCCGCGGTTCAGGCGGGGTTCCTACTTCTGGCGCCACACCTCGGTGGACTCTTCGTTGCCGATGGCACGATCCAGACCGAGCTGGCCCGCATTCTGCCGCTCAACACGCTGACCATGGTGCTGTTTGGGCCGCTGATGATGATCGCCACCTATTATCAGGCGATCGGCGACGCGCAACGCGCCGGGCTTCTGGGCCTGTCACGCACCTATGCCTTCGGCCTGCCGCTGATTGCGCTGTTGCCGCTGATGATCGGTGAATGGGGCATCTGGCTTGCCGGACCGCTGGCGGAACTGCTGGTGCTTGGCCTCACCCTGATCGTCGCACGCCCTTTGCTAAAGGGGTGA
- a CDS encoding SDR family oxidoreductase: MRLNGKRAIITGAASGFGAGIARKFVAEGAQVMIVDLNHDGAMGVAEELGQGSFGSAANVADKADVARVVKEAREVMGGVDLLVNNAGVTHLPAPMEDISEEDFDRVFAVNCKSIYLFARELAPIMKEQGSGSILNVSSTAGLSPRPNLSWYNASKGWVNVATKTMAVELAPSGVRVNAINPVAGETPLLSSFMGQDTPEMRAKFLATIPLGRFSTPEDMANAACFLCSDEASMITGVCMEVDGGRCI, translated from the coding sequence ATGAGACTGAACGGAAAACGGGCGATCATTACCGGCGCGGCGAGCGGCTTTGGCGCAGGGATTGCGCGGAAATTCGTGGCCGAGGGCGCGCAGGTGATGATTGTCGATCTGAACCATGACGGGGCGATGGGCGTGGCAGAGGAGCTGGGTCAGGGATCGTTCGGGTCGGCGGCGAATGTGGCCGACAAGGCGGATGTTGCACGGGTCGTCAAAGAAGCGCGTGAGGTGATGGGCGGTGTCGATCTGTTGGTCAACAACGCCGGTGTGACGCATTTGCCAGCGCCGATGGAGGACATCAGCGAAGAGGATTTCGACCGGGTGTTCGCGGTGAACTGCAAGTCGATCTATCTGTTTGCGCGCGAGCTTGCGCCGATCATGAAAGAACAGGGCAGCGGCTCAATTTTGAACGTGTCGTCCACAGCGGGATTGAGCCCGCGGCCAAATTTGAGCTGGTACAACGCCTCGAAGGGGTGGGTGAATGTCGCGACCAAGACGATGGCCGTGGAGCTTGCCCCGAGCGGTGTGCGGGTGAATGCGATCAACCCGGTGGCGGGGGAAACGCCGCTTTTGTCGAGCTTTATGGGGCAAGACACGCCGGAAATGCGGGCGAAGTTTTTGGCGACCATCCCGTTGGGCCGGTTTTCCACGCCAGAGGACATGGCCAATGCGGCGTGTTTCCTGTGCAGCGATGAGGCGAGCATGATTACCGGCGTTTGCATGGAAGTTGACGGCGGGCGCTGTATCTGA
- a CDS encoding MFS transporter codes for MRADLILLTFAYVLSQFYRAFLAVLTEVLETDLGASAESLATASGFWFLSFAAMQIPVGWSLDRLGPRVTASVLLLIGGGGGALVFAMATSPAHVSAAMLLIGVGCSPVLMASYYIFARVYSPAVFATLAAVILGVGSVGNLVSALPTTLAVEAFGWRAVLWGMAVISAATAFGLFVMVRDPERVVSDEKGSVFDLLKMPALWLIFPLMFFQYAPAAGLRGLWIGPYFTDVFGAGAGPVGSITLIMGAAMIAGTFIYGPLDRMLGTRKWVIFGGNLVAFLAIAALAVLPHDMMWRAVALCAAVGFFGASFPVLMAHGRSFYPPHLVGRGVTLMNLFAIGGVGVMQVLTGKIYAAAEGAGRGPEYSYQVLFGFFAVTVLVGLVVYLFCEDRTG; via the coding sequence ATGCGCGCAGATTTGATCCTTTTGACCTTTGCCTATGTGCTGAGCCAGTTTTACCGCGCGTTTTTGGCGGTGCTGACCGAGGTGCTGGAAACCGATCTGGGGGCGAGTGCAGAGAGCCTCGCCACGGCGTCGGGGTTTTGGTTCCTGTCGTTTGCAGCGATGCAAATTCCGGTGGGGTGGTCATTGGACCGTTTGGGGCCGCGCGTGACGGCGTCGGTGTTGTTGCTGATCGGTGGCGGTGGCGGCGCGTTGGTGTTTGCCATGGCGACGAGCCCGGCGCATGTTTCGGCGGCGATGTTGTTGATCGGCGTGGGGTGCTCGCCGGTATTGATGGCATCCTACTATATCTTTGCGAGGGTCTATTCGCCGGCGGTGTTTGCCACGTTGGCGGCGGTGATCCTTGGGGTTGGGTCCGTCGGGAACCTTGTCAGTGCCTTGCCCACCACATTGGCGGTAGAGGCGTTTGGCTGGCGCGCGGTGCTGTGGGGAATGGCGGTGATCAGCGCGGCCACGGCGTTTGGGTTGTTCGTGATGGTGCGCGACCCGGAGCGGGTGGTGAGCGATGAGAAGGGGTCGGTTTTTGATCTGTTGAAGATGCCGGCCTTGTGGCTGATCTTTCCTTTGATGTTTTTCCAATACGCCCCGGCGGCGGGGTTGCGGGGTCTTTGGATTGGTCCGTATTTCACCGATGTGTTTGGCGCGGGGGCCGGGCCGGTGGGCAGTATCACGTTGATCATGGGCGCAGCGATGATTGCGGGGACGTTCATTTATGGCCCGCTCGACCGGATGTTGGGCACCCGCAAATGGGTGATTTTCGGTGGCAATCTGGTGGCGTTTCTGGCGATTGCCGCATTGGCCGTGTTGCCGCATGACATGATGTGGCGGGCGGTTGCCCTGTGTGCGGCGGTTGGCTTTTTCGGCGCGTCCTTTCCGGTGTTGATGGCACATGGGCGGAGTTTTTATCCGCCGCATCTGGTTGGTCGGGGTGTGACGCTGATGAACCTGTTCGCGATTGGCGGGGTTGGGGTGATGCAGGTTCTGACGGGCAAGATTTATGCGGCCGCCGAAGGGGCGGGGCGCGGGCCTGAGTATTCCTATCAGGTGTTGTTCGGGTTCTTTGCCGTCACGGTTCTGGTGGGGCTGGTGGTTTACCTGTTCTGCGAAGATCGCACTGGCTAG